Proteins encoded by one window of Lathyrus oleraceus cultivar Zhongwan6 chromosome 1, CAAS_Psat_ZW6_1.0, whole genome shotgun sequence:
- the LOC127073855 gene encoding transcription termination factor MTERF5, chloroplastic isoform X1: MFLVSFICSDIPQTLQLSKPSKMKTFSSIQPLQNLHSAAFFSSTPKRTQVPFSARVFFCQAKSGTNESLNVKLLSPMLLVAEKEEAKAVLTLFLKKQGLSNANATKIINRSDPFIDHLISKLHSKHKTWYLSGRELTTLEIRDALISYLESLFEEHGHILVDVVENYPNPPVKDKSAEPIPPPNPSPAVLSKKLKAVSLVSGLDPAAGNLRPHFVYLMELGMEIGQIKTIIRRYPAFANYSLDGKIKPVVEFLLELGMPKEQILIILTKRPQLCGISLSENLKPTMKFLESLGVDKKQWAKVIYRFPALLTYSRQKINESIDFLLELGISEESIGKILTRYPNIVSYSVEDNLRPTAMYFHSLGVDVGLLLFKCPQNFGLSIEANIKPVTEFFLERGYTLEEIGTMISRYGPLYTFSLTGNLMPKWDFFLTMDYPKSELVKFPNFFGYNLERRIKPRYARLKCSGVRLLLNQVLSLSSSKFEDVLKKKMKKLQID; this comes from the exons ATGTTTCTCGTATCTTTTATTTGCAGTGATATTCCTCAAACACTGCAACTCTCAAAACCCTCAAAAATGAAAACTTTCTCCTCAATTCAACCGCTCCAGAATCTCCATTCCGCCGCATTTTTCTCTTCCACTCCCAAAAG GACTCAAGTTCCTTTCTCTGCAAGGGTTTTCTTTTGTCAGGCAAAATCTG GAACAAACGAGTCATTAAACGTTAAATTATTGTCCCCGATGCTATTAGTAGCAGAAAAAGAAGAAGCCAAGGCTGTATTGACCTTGTTTTTGAAGAAACAAGGTTTGAGCAATGCAAATGCAACAAAAATCATCAACAGATCAGATCCTTTTATTGATCACCTTATCTCAAAGCTTCACTCTAAGCATAAAACTTGGTACCTTTCAG GGAGAGAGCTTACAACTCTTGAAATCAGGGATGCACTTATCTCTTATCTTGAATCGCTTTTCGAAGAGCACGGACATATTCTAGTGGATGTAGTGGAAAACTATCCAAACCCACCTGTTAAGGATAAGTCAGCCGAGCCGATTCCCCCTCCTAATCCTAGTCCAGCGGTATTGTCCAAGAAACTTAAAGCCGTGTCTCTAGTGAGTGGGCTAGACCCTGCTGCGGGAAATCTCCGTCCTCATTTTGTTTATCTCATGGAACTTGGAATGGAAATTGGCCAGATTAAGACTATTATACGGAGGTACCCAGCTTTCGCGAACTATAGCTTGGATGGTAAAATTAAGCCGGTGGTCGAGTTTTTACTTGAACTTGGAATGCCAAAAGAACAAATTCTTATTATCCTCACGAAAAGGCCCCAGTTATGTGGAATCAGTCTATCTGAAAATCTTAAGCCGACAATGAAATTCTTGGAATCTTTGGGCGTTGACAAGAAACAATGGGCGAAGGTGATCTACCGCTTCCCGGCCTTGCTAACTTATAGCAGGCAAAAGATTAATGAAAGTATAGATTTTCTCCTTGAATTAGGCATCTCCGAAGAGAGCATCGGTAAGATCTTAACTCGCTACCCTAATATTGTTTCTTACAGTGTAGAGGACAATCTCCGGCCAACAGCTATGTACTTTCATTCCTTGGGAGTTGATGTTGGCCTTCTTCTATTCAAGTGTCCACAAAATTTTGGTCTTAGCATTGAGGCTAATATAAAGCCTGTAACGGAATTTTTCTTGGAGAGGGGATACACTTTGGAAGAAATTGGGACTATGATTTCGAGATATGGACCATTGTACACTTTCAGCTTGACTGGGAATTTAATGCCAAAATGGGATTTCTTTTTGACTATGGATTACCCTAAATCTGAGCTGGTTAAGTTCCCTAATTTTTTTGGATACAATTTAGAACGACGGATTAAACCGAGATATGCGCGCTTGAAATGTTCTGGGGTGAGATTATTGCTGAATCAGGTTCTTTCACTATCAAGCAGCAAATTTGAAGATGTTCttaaaaagaaaatgaagaaaCTGCAAATTGATTAG
- the LOC127109776 gene encoding uncharacterized protein LOC127109776 yields MFYVFAKEYILAGTIETVDIINQYVLGFIPGEEKEYLSSDSVDTFDGEGNEAFDVLTPEFLNTLTTSGLPNHKIKLKIGTPIMLLRNIDQPEGLCNGTRLIVTRLTNHVIEAKIISGKNIGGVIYIPRMDMTPTQSPWPFKMTRRQFPITICYAMTINKSQGQSLDYVGLYLPRSVFSHGQLYVAISRVKSKKGLKILIHDKDNHPLNSTTNVVFKEVFENL; encoded by the exons ATGTTTTACGTTTTTGCAAAAGAATACATATTGGCAGGAACAATTGAAACGGTTGACATCATAAATCAATACGTTTTGGGATTCATACCAG GTGAAGAAAAGGAATATTTAAGTTCAGATTCTGTAGACACTTTTGACGGTGAAGGAAATGAAGCTTTTGATGTTTTGACCCCGGAATTTTTGAATACACTTACAACTTCCGGTCTACCTAACCACAAGATTAAATTGAAGATTGGGACCCCTATTATGTTGCTTCGAAACATTGATCAACCTGAAGGTCTCTGCAATGGAACAAGGCTTATAGTTACAAGATTGACAAACCACGTTATCGAGGCAAAGATTATATCTGGAAAGAATATTGGAGGGGTTATCTATATTCCAAGAATGGATATGACTCCAACACAATCTCCGTGGCCATTCAAAATGACTAGAAGGCAATTTCCCATAACTATATGTTATGCTATGACAATTAACAAATCTCAAGGTCAGTCATTGGATTATGTTGGATTGTATTTGCCCAGAAGTGTATTTAGTCATGGTCAACTATATGTTGCAATATCAAGGGTCAAAAGCAAAAAAGGGCTTAAGATATTAATCCATGACAAGGATAACCATCCATTGAATTCTACAACAAACGTCGTGttcaaagaagtttttgaaaacttATAG
- the LOC127073874 gene encoding uncharacterized protein LOC127073874, with product MGDYHFIYKDLDGASTQWDDIQTKLGNLPPKPPAFKPPSFTPASDPDSIPKDKSWIDSKTHDELEDLEDDLDDDRFLQEYRKKRLAEIQEAAKVLRFGSVTPISGSDFVREVSQAPSDVWVVVILYKDGIAECGVLMQCIEELATMYPATKFVKIISTDCIPNYPDCNLPTLLVYNSGAVKGNYVGMSRFGRRCTPEGVALVLCQSDPVLNDGQSRDEESRQAVIDGVRKRFIEKVVADHEEKDYDSSSD from the exons ATGGGAGATTATCACTTCATATACAAGGATCTAGATGGAGCCTCCACTCAATGGGACGATATTCAAACCAAACTCGGCAATCTTCCTCCAAAGCCACCCGCTTTTAAACCCCCTTCTTTCACCCCTGCATCCGATCCCGATTCCATTCCCAAAGATAAATCGTGGATCGATTCCAAAACTCACGATGAACTTGAAGACCTCGAAGATGATCTCGACGACGATCGTTTTCTTCAAGAGTATAG GAAGAAGAGGTTAGCTGAGATACAAGAGGCGGCTAAAGTTTTGAGGTTTGGGTCAGTGACTCCCATTTCAGGATCTGATTTCGTTCGAGAGGTTTCACAAGCTCCATCTGATGTTTGGGTGGTTGTCATTCTTTACAAAGACGG AATTGCCGAATGTGGGGTGTTGATGCAATGCATTGAAGAATTGGCTACAATGTATCCTGCAACAAAATTTGTGAAGATAATATCCACTGATTGCATTCCCAACTACCCGGATTGTAATCTTCCCACTTTGTTGGTATATAACAGCGGAGCCGTTAAAGGAAATTATGTTGGTATGAGTAGGTTTGGGCGAAGATGCACTCCCGAAG GTGTTGCATTGGTCCTGTGCCAATCAGATCCTGTACTTAATGATGGCCAGAGCAGAGACGAGGAATCAAGACAAGCCGTCATCGATGGAGTTCGCAAGAGGTTTATAGAGAAAGTCGTCGCCGATCACGAAGAGAAGGACTATGATTCGTCAAGTGATTAG
- the LOC127073855 gene encoding transcription termination factor MTERF5, chloroplastic isoform X2 encodes MTLFYSGTNESLNVKLLSPMLLVAEKEEAKAVLTLFLKKQGLSNANATKIINRSDPFIDHLISKLHSKHKTWYLSGRELTTLEIRDALISYLESLFEEHGHILVDVVENYPNPPVKDKSAEPIPPPNPSPAVLSKKLKAVSLVSGLDPAAGNLRPHFVYLMELGMEIGQIKTIIRRYPAFANYSLDGKIKPVVEFLLELGMPKEQILIILTKRPQLCGISLSENLKPTMKFLESLGVDKKQWAKVIYRFPALLTYSRQKINESIDFLLELGISEESIGKILTRYPNIVSYSVEDNLRPTAMYFHSLGVDVGLLLFKCPQNFGLSIEANIKPVTEFFLERGYTLEEIGTMISRYGPLYTFSLTGNLMPKWDFFLTMDYPKSELVKFPNFFGYNLERRIKPRYARLKCSGVRLLLNQVLSLSSSKFEDVLKKKMKKLQID; translated from the exons ATGACGCTTTTCTACTCAGGAACAAACGAGTCATTAAACGTTAAATTATTGTCCCCGATGCTATTAGTAGCAGAAAAAGAAGAAGCCAAGGCTGTATTGACCTTGTTTTTGAAGAAACAAGGTTTGAGCAATGCAAATGCAACAAAAATCATCAACAGATCAGATCCTTTTATTGATCACCTTATCTCAAAGCTTCACTCTAAGCATAAAACTTGGTACCTTTCAG GGAGAGAGCTTACAACTCTTGAAATCAGGGATGCACTTATCTCTTATCTTGAATCGCTTTTCGAAGAGCACGGACATATTCTAGTGGATGTAGTGGAAAACTATCCAAACCCACCTGTTAAGGATAAGTCAGCCGAGCCGATTCCCCCTCCTAATCCTAGTCCAGCGGTATTGTCCAAGAAACTTAAAGCCGTGTCTCTAGTGAGTGGGCTAGACCCTGCTGCGGGAAATCTCCGTCCTCATTTTGTTTATCTCATGGAACTTGGAATGGAAATTGGCCAGATTAAGACTATTATACGGAGGTACCCAGCTTTCGCGAACTATAGCTTGGATGGTAAAATTAAGCCGGTGGTCGAGTTTTTACTTGAACTTGGAATGCCAAAAGAACAAATTCTTATTATCCTCACGAAAAGGCCCCAGTTATGTGGAATCAGTCTATCTGAAAATCTTAAGCCGACAATGAAATTCTTGGAATCTTTGGGCGTTGACAAGAAACAATGGGCGAAGGTGATCTACCGCTTCCCGGCCTTGCTAACTTATAGCAGGCAAAAGATTAATGAAAGTATAGATTTTCTCCTTGAATTAGGCATCTCCGAAGAGAGCATCGGTAAGATCTTAACTCGCTACCCTAATATTGTTTCTTACAGTGTAGAGGACAATCTCCGGCCAACAGCTATGTACTTTCATTCCTTGGGAGTTGATGTTGGCCTTCTTCTATTCAAGTGTCCACAAAATTTTGGTCTTAGCATTGAGGCTAATATAAAGCCTGTAACGGAATTTTTCTTGGAGAGGGGATACACTTTGGAAGAAATTGGGACTATGATTTCGAGATATGGACCATTGTACACTTTCAGCTTGACTGGGAATTTAATGCCAAAATGGGATTTCTTTTTGACTATGGATTACCCTAAATCTGAGCTGGTTAAGTTCCCTAATTTTTTTGGATACAATTTAGAACGACGGATTAAACCGAGATATGCGCGCTTGAAATGTTCTGGGGTGAGATTATTGCTGAATCAGGTTCTTTCACTATCAAGCAGCAAATTTGAAGATGTTCttaaaaagaaaatgaagaaaCTGCAAATTGATTAG